Proteins encoded in a region of the Pelmatolapia mariae isolate MD_Pm_ZW linkage group LG16_19, Pm_UMD_F_2, whole genome shotgun sequence genome:
- the olig4 gene encoding oligodendrocyte transcription factor 4: protein MDSDAGSTCSRSSSPDLVVDDSAGSFFSNKMFQKYCQENRADSEAGQGRTERCSGGGKSKSRSELSKEEMQDQRLKVNSRERKRMHDLNQAMDGLREVMPYAHGPSVRKLSKISTLLLARNYILMLSSSLEEMKKLVGDVYGGNAAVQSRTAPHPTITPAATTAHLPLHPLAQSLHSLVGSTPSALQHHSSSASSAPAPHSPPSAGFLGFHAPVQSLLKDPLHLSSSYRHFPGMPCPCSLCQPLPTTTSTLHSLSMSK, encoded by the coding sequence ATGGATTCCGATGCTGGCTCCACCTGCAGTCGCTCCTCGTCTCCAGACCTGGTGGTGGATGACTCTGCAGGGAGCTTCTTCTCCAATAAGATGTTCCAGAAGTACTGCCAAGAGAACAGAGCAGACAGCGAGGCCGGCCAAGGCAGGACGGAGCGCTGCAGCGGGGGCGGTAAGAGCAAATCCAGAtctgagctcagcaaggaaGAGATGCAAGATCAGAGGCTGAAAGTTAACAGTCGAGAAAGGAAGAGGATGCATGATCTGAACCAGGCGATGGATGGCCTCAGAGAGGTCATGCCATACGCACATGGACCCTCGGTCCGCAAGCTGTCAAAGATCTCCACCTTGCTCTTGGCTCGCAACTACATCCTCATGCTTTCCAGCTCTTTGGAGGAGATGAAGAAACTGGTTGGGGACGTTTATGGCGGCAATGCCGCCGTCCAGAGCCGCACAGCTCCCCATCCCACCATTACCCCTGCGGCCACGACCGCCCACCTCCCTCTGCATCCTCTGGCCCAGTCCCTTCACTCTCTGGTGGGCAGCACACCTTCAGCTCTTCAGCATCACTCATCTTCTGCCTCCTCAGCCCCAGCTCCACACTCCCCTCCATCAGCCGGCTTCCTGGGTTTTCACGCTCCAGTCCAGAGCCTCCTGAAGGACCCTCTCCACCTGAGCAGCTCCTACAGACACTTCCCTGGCATGCCCTGCCCTTGCTCACTCTGCCAGCCTCTGCCCACCACTACCTCC